Proteins co-encoded in one Dyella humicola genomic window:
- the cysD gene encoding sulfate adenylyltransferase subunit CysD — MSPMSYLDALEAESIHIFRETAAAFERPVMLYSIGKDSSVLLHLLRKAFYPARPPMPLLHVDTTWKFREMIAFRDQVAAAGDVEVLVHINEDGVRQGISPLVHGSAVHTDVMKTVGLKQALDKYRFDAAIGGARRDEEKSRAKERVFSFRNAQHRWDPKNQRPEFWHTYNTQIHKGESVRVFPLSNWTEMDVWHYIRREGIPVVPLYFAKPRPVVERDGALIMIDDDRFTLREGEAVAMREVRFRTLGCYPLTGAVASSADTLDKIIDEMATSRSSERQGRVIDHDASASMERKKQEGYF; from the coding sequence ATGTCCCCTATGTCCTACCTGGATGCACTTGAGGCCGAGAGCATCCATATTTTTCGAGAGACGGCGGCTGCTTTCGAGCGCCCGGTCATGCTCTATTCCATCGGCAAGGACTCCTCCGTGCTGCTGCATCTGCTGCGCAAGGCGTTCTATCCTGCGCGCCCGCCGATGCCGCTGCTGCATGTCGACACGACCTGGAAGTTCCGCGAGATGATCGCCTTTCGCGACCAGGTGGCGGCGGCAGGTGATGTCGAAGTTCTGGTGCACATCAATGAAGATGGCGTGCGCCAGGGCATTTCGCCGCTGGTCCACGGCTCGGCGGTGCACACCGATGTCATGAAGACGGTTGGCCTGAAGCAGGCGCTGGACAAATACCGCTTCGACGCCGCCATTGGCGGTGCGCGGCGCGACGAGGAGAAGTCGCGCGCCAAGGAGCGCGTGTTCTCCTTCCGCAATGCCCAGCATCGCTGGGACCCGAAAAACCAGCGCCCGGAGTTCTGGCACACGTACAACACGCAGATCCACAAGGGCGAAAGTGTCCGTGTGTTTCCGTTGTCCAACTGGACCGAGATGGACGTGTGGCACTACATCCGCCGGGAGGGCATTCCGGTGGTGCCGCTGTATTTCGCCAAGCCGAGGCCGGTAGTGGAGCGCGACGGCGCGCTGATCATGATCGACGACGACCGTTTCACCCTGCGCGAGGGTGAGGCGGTAGCCATGCGCGAAGTGCGCTTTCGCACGCTGGGCTGCTACCCGCTGACCGGCGCGGTGGCATCCAGCGCCGACACCCTGGACAAGATCATTGACGAGATGGCGACGTCGCGCAGCTCCGAACGCCAGGGGCGCGTGATCGACCACGACGCCAGCGCGTCCATGGAGCGCAAGAAGCAGGAGGGTTATTTCTGA
- the cysC gene encoding adenylyl-sulfate kinase, whose product MTTMEITPAAQDTTNLLRFITCGSVDDGKSTLLGRLLYDAGMLPEDQVAALIRDSRKLHADAPDQLDFSLLTDGLDAERQQGITIDVAYRYFHTQRRSFIVADCPGHEQYTRNMATGASNAELAVVLVDARKGLLPQTRRHTYICALMGIRQVVLAVNKMDLIDYRDDVYAAIANEYRELAAHLGITTVHCLPVVAPSGENVGQRSTRMPWYRGPCLLELLESADTTATQAADFRMPVQWVNRPDASFRGYAGTICGGRVAVGSEIVVQPAMRRARIERIVTADGDLGEAMAGQAVTLTLDREVDVSRGDVIADATRPAPVADQFAAHLLWMGDEPLLPNRAYWLKMGSRTVNARVTTIKHKVDVNTQAELAARRLDLNEVGYCNIDLDHAIPFETYADNRTLGGFILIDRQTHATVGCGMLDFALRRAANVHWQHTDLNKDVRSASKGQQSRCLWFTGLSGAGKSTVANLVERRLHALGYHTYMLDGDNLRHGLNKDLGFTAEARVENVRRVAEVAHLMVDAGLIVLVCVISPFQSERRFARSLFDGGEFLEVFVDTTLEECERRDSKGLYRKARAGEIINFTGIDSPYEAPEQAELHLRTAGLRPEQLAEQVVEQLLAGLGPHHSR is encoded by the coding sequence ATGACAACGATGGAAATCACCCCGGCCGCGCAGGACACGACCAACTTGCTGCGCTTCATCACCTGCGGCAGCGTCGATGACGGCAAGAGCACGCTGCTCGGCCGCCTGCTGTACGACGCGGGCATGTTGCCGGAGGACCAGGTCGCCGCGCTGATCCGTGACAGCCGCAAGCTGCACGCCGATGCGCCTGATCAGCTGGACTTTTCCCTGCTCACCGACGGTCTCGATGCTGAGCGTCAGCAGGGCATCACCATCGATGTGGCTTACCGCTATTTCCATACGCAGCGGCGCAGCTTCATCGTGGCCGACTGCCCGGGGCACGAGCAGTACACGCGCAACATGGCCACCGGCGCCTCGAATGCCGAGCTGGCGGTGGTGCTGGTGGATGCGCGCAAGGGATTGCTGCCGCAGACGCGGCGGCATACCTATATCTGCGCGTTGATGGGTATCCGTCAGGTCGTTTTGGCGGTGAACAAGATGGATCTGATCGACTACCGGGATGATGTCTACGCCGCCATCGCGAACGAATACCGCGAACTGGCCGCGCATCTGGGTATCACCACCGTACATTGCCTGCCCGTGGTCGCCCCGAGTGGCGAAAACGTCGGCCAGCGTTCCACGCGCATGCCCTGGTACCGAGGTCCCTGCCTGCTGGAGTTGCTGGAGTCGGCCGATACGACGGCCACGCAAGCGGCCGACTTCCGCATGCCGGTCCAGTGGGTGAACCGGCCGGATGCCTCATTCCGCGGTTATGCCGGCACGATCTGTGGAGGCCGTGTGGCGGTGGGCAGTGAGATCGTCGTGCAGCCGGCCATGCGGCGGGCACGCATCGAACGCATCGTCACGGCCGATGGCGACCTTGGGGAGGCGATGGCTGGGCAGGCGGTGACGCTGACCCTGGATCGCGAGGTCGATGTGAGTCGCGGCGATGTGATTGCCGATGCCACGCGGCCGGCCCCGGTGGCGGACCAGTTCGCCGCGCACCTGTTATGGATGGGTGATGAGCCATTGCTGCCCAATCGCGCTTACTGGCTGAAGATGGGTTCCCGTACCGTCAATGCGCGGGTTACCACGATCAAGCACAAGGTCGACGTGAATACCCAGGCCGAGCTGGCCGCGCGTCGGCTCGACCTCAACGAGGTCGGCTACTGCAATATCGACCTGGACCACGCCATACCCTTTGAGACCTATGCGGACAACCGCACGCTCGGTGGCTTCATCCTGATCGATCGCCAGACGCATGCCACGGTCGGCTGCGGCATGCTCGACTTCGCCTTGCGCCGCGCTGCCAATGTGCACTGGCAGCACACCGACCTCAATAAGGATGTCCGTAGCGCCAGCAAGGGGCAGCAGTCGCGCTGCCTGTGGTTCACCGGCCTGTCGGGCGCGGGCAAGTCCACCGTGGCCAACCTGGTCGAGCGCCGTCTGCACGCACTCGGCTACCACACCTATATGTTGGACGGTGACAACCTGCGCCACGGCCTCAACAAGGATCTTGGCTTCACGGCAGAGGCGCGAGTGGAAAACGTGCGGCGTGTGGCCGAGGTAGCCCATCTGATGGTCGATGCCGGCCTGATCGTGCTGGTCTGTGTGATTTCGCCGTTCCAGAGCGAACGTCGGTTCGCCCGCAGCCTGTTCGACGGCGGCGAGTTCCTCGAGGTCTTCGTGGACACCACTTTGGAGGAGTGCGAGCGGCGCGATTCGAAGGGCTTGTACCGCAAGGCCCGTGCCGGCGAGATCATCAACTTCACCGGTATCGACTCACCCTACGAGGCGCCCGAACAGGCGGAGTTGCATCTGCGCACCGCCGGCTTGCGCCCCGAACAGCTGGCCGAGCAGGTGGTGGAGCAGTTGCTCGCGGGGTTGGGGCCGCATCACTCGCGCTAA
- the gcvT gene encoding glycine cleavage system aminomethyltransferase GcvT, with protein MTEKTVLNDTHRALGARMVDFGGWDMPINYGSQIEEHHVVRRDAGMFDVSHMTVVDLHGPRTRDFLRHLLANSVDKLKVHGKALYSCMLNPQGGVIDDLIVYFLGEEFFRLVVNAATREKDLAWIEQQAKAFDVQVKERPDFAMIAVQGPNARAKTIGLLAEIDHQRIGKLGKFAAAAAQGPHGMPLFVARTGYTGEDGFEIIVPQEHAVALWQALVAAGVAPAGLGARDTLRLEAGMNLYGQDMDETVSPWEANLGWTIALDEGRDFIGRKALEAQKAEGVKRVMVGLVLDDKGVLRHGQPVLTANGAGEILSGSFAPTLNKAVAFARIPAGEAGDVRVDIRGREVPVRLVKYPFVRDGKPCEGI; from the coding sequence ATGACCGAGAAGACCGTACTTAATGACACCCATCGCGCGCTCGGAGCGCGTATGGTCGATTTCGGTGGCTGGGACATGCCGATCAACTACGGCTCGCAGATCGAGGAGCACCACGTCGTGCGTCGCGATGCCGGCATGTTCGACGTCTCGCATATGACCGTGGTCGACCTGCATGGCCCGCGCACGCGGGACTTCCTGCGTCACCTGCTGGCCAACAGCGTCGACAAGCTGAAGGTCCATGGCAAGGCGCTGTATTCGTGCATGCTCAACCCGCAGGGCGGCGTCATCGACGACCTCATCGTGTATTTCCTGGGTGAAGAATTCTTCCGCCTGGTGGTCAATGCGGCCACCCGCGAGAAGGACCTGGCCTGGATTGAACAGCAGGCCAAGGCCTTCGATGTGCAGGTGAAGGAGCGTCCGGACTTCGCCATGATCGCCGTGCAGGGTCCCAACGCCCGCGCCAAGACCATCGGCCTGCTGGCCGAGATCGACCACCAGCGTATCGGCAAGCTGGGCAAGTTCGCCGCCGCCGCTGCGCAGGGGCCGCATGGCATGCCGCTGTTCGTCGCCCGTACCGGTTACACCGGTGAAGATGGTTTCGAGATCATCGTGCCGCAAGAGCATGCCGTGGCCTTGTGGCAGGCGCTGGTCGCCGCCGGCGTCGCGCCGGCCGGCCTCGGTGCCCGTGACACGCTGCGCCTGGAAGCCGGCATGAATCTTTACGGGCAGGACATGGACGAGACCGTGTCGCCGTGGGAGGCCAACCTCGGCTGGACCATCGCGCTAGACGAGGGGCGTGACTTCATCGGCCGCAAGGCGCTCGAGGCGCAGAAGGCCGAGGGTGTGAAGCGCGTGATGGTCGGCCTGGTGCTCGACGACAAGGGTGTGCTGCGTCATGGCCAGCCCGTGCTCACGGCAAACGGTGCGGGCGAGATCCTCTCCGGCAGTTTCGCGCCGACGCTCAACAAGGCAGTCGCCTTTGCACGCATTCCGGCGGGCGAGGCGGGCGACGTGCGCGTGGATATCCGTGGACGCGAGGTGCCGGTGCGGCTGGTGAAGTACCCGTTCGTTCGCGACGGCAAGCCCTGCGAAGGCATTTGA
- the gcvH gene encoding glycine cleavage system protein GcvH → MSEIPGDLKFLKSHEWARVEDDGLVRVGISDHAQGQLGDLVYVELPEIGASVQAGHGVAVVESVKAASDIYSPVSGEIVAVNEGLNDKPETINEDAFGDGWIFLVRASDRAELDELLDADAYAELIENEDH, encoded by the coding sequence ATGAGCGAGATTCCCGGCGATCTGAAATTCCTCAAGTCCCACGAATGGGCCCGCGTCGAAGACGACGGCCTGGTTCGCGTGGGTATTTCCGACCATGCCCAGGGCCAGCTCGGTGACCTGGTGTACGTGGAGTTGCCGGAGATCGGCGCCAGCGTGCAGGCCGGCCACGGCGTGGCCGTGGTCGAGTCGGTCAAGGCCGCCTCGGACATCTACAGCCCGGTGTCCGGCGAGATCGTGGCGGTCAACGAAGGCCTCAACGACAAGCCCGAGACGATCAACGAAGACGCCTTCGGTGACGGCTGGATTTTCCTGGTTCGCGCCAGCGACCGGGCCGAGCTGGACGAGTTGCTCGACGCCGACGCCTATGCCGAACTGATCGAGAACGAAGACCACTAA
- the metJ gene encoding met regulon transcriptional regulator MetJ: protein MATSKFIPPYIEHGEKASAVRKITVSIPLHVLRPLSDERTRRQVNNLRHATNSDLLVEAFLHAFTGQPLPTDEELRRTMATAKKAAAKKPAAKKATKKTAVKKAAAKKPVARKPVAKKAAAKKVAKKAVAKKRPAAAKKAAVKKVAVKKVAKKVAKKAAKRTVKKAAAAKVVKATKTTKTTKTTKVAKK from the coding sequence ATGGCAACTTCGAAATTCATACCGCCTTATATCGAGCATGGAGAAAAGGCCAGCGCAGTACGCAAGATCACGGTCTCGATCCCACTGCACGTTCTAAGGCCCCTTTCTGACGAACGCACCCGTCGTCAGGTGAACAATCTTCGGCACGCCACCAATAGCGATCTGCTTGTGGAGGCGTTCCTACATGCTTTTACTGGGCAACCACTGCCAACTGATGAGGAGCTGAGACGAACTATGGCCACTGCCAAGAAAGCCGCTGCAAAGAAGCCGGCCGCCAAGAAGGCGACCAAGAAGACCGCCGTGAAGAAGGCCGCCGCCAAGAAGCCGGTTGCCCGTAAGCCGGTCGCCAAGAAGGCTGCCGCCAAGAAGGTCGCCAAGAAAGCTGTCGCCAAGAAGCGTCCGGCGGCCGCCAAGAAGGCTGCCGTGAAGAAGGTCGCTGTCAAGAAGGTCGCGAAGAAGGTTGCCAAGAAGGCCGCCAAGAGGACCGTGAAGAAGGCTGCCGCCGCCAAGGTGGTAAAGGCTACCAAGACCACCAAGACCACCAAGACCACCAAGGTCGCGAAGAAGTAA
- a CDS encoding energy transducer TonB, protein MDTRNTRHARRRARGAVRPAAIAIVAVVAVLAAASWFLIIKPHQDLADTDAGAHPSTPVVAGHEAPPPPANVAAMSTNQLLSEARKAVNEQRLLAPAGNNAFEFYLKVLEKQPGNQVASDALRETFPVGSSVAEQAINQRDFTEAQRQIDLLAKADPANYTLTILRSKLDAQRKLQDREQQMASDKEKQAQLAAQKAVSDKAEADRQVAEAQQKALAEQQQKAAQARLAQQQQAPSESARQSQASTAAAASEGSSAGGSHGAVLMRNVSPRYPATAMRSNQEGWVELTFTVTPEGNVDDVKVVDAEPRHVFDRAAVEAVTRWKYQPATQNGAPVASQDKRRIVFKLN, encoded by the coding sequence ATGGATACCCGAAATACACGTCATGCGCGTCGCCGTGCGCGCGGGGCCGTTCGCCCAGCCGCCATCGCCATTGTTGCCGTCGTCGCCGTGCTTGCGGCAGCATCTTGGTTCCTTATCATCAAGCCGCACCAAGACCTGGCCGACACTGACGCGGGCGCGCATCCGTCGACACCGGTGGTGGCGGGTCATGAAGCGCCTCCGCCGCCAGCCAACGTGGCGGCCATGAGTACCAATCAGCTGCTGTCCGAAGCCCGCAAGGCGGTGAACGAGCAGCGCCTGCTGGCGCCCGCCGGCAACAACGCCTTCGAGTTCTATCTCAAGGTGCTCGAGAAGCAGCCGGGTAACCAGGTCGCATCGGATGCACTCCGTGAGACCTTCCCGGTCGGTTCCAGCGTCGCCGAACAGGCGATCAACCAGCGCGACTTCACTGAGGCCCAGCGGCAGATCGATCTGCTCGCCAAGGCCGATCCGGCGAACTACACGCTGACGATCCTGCGTTCGAAGCTGGATGCTCAGCGCAAGCTGCAGGATCGCGAACAACAGATGGCATCGGACAAGGAGAAGCAGGCACAGCTGGCTGCCCAGAAGGCCGTGTCCGACAAGGCCGAGGCCGATCGCCAGGTGGCCGAGGCGCAGCAGAAGGCGCTCGCCGAACAGCAGCAGAAGGCTGCGCAAGCACGCCTCGCTCAGCAACAGCAGGCACCGTCCGAGTCGGCGCGCCAGTCGCAGGCGAGCACGGCGGCAGCGGCGAGCGAAGGCTCCAGTGCAGGCGGCTCACATGGCGCGGTGCTGATGAGAAATGTCAGTCCGCGTTATCCGGCGACGGCGATGCGATCCAACCAGGAGGGCTGGGTGGAGCTGACTTTCACCGTCACGCCGGAAGGCAACGTGGATGATGTGAAGGTGGTCGATGCGGAGCCGCGTCACGTATTCGATCGCGCAGCGGTCGAAGCAGTGACCCGTTGGAAGTACCAGCCGGCGACCCAGAATGGCGCACCGGTGGCCTCGCAGGACAAGCGACGCATCGTCTTCAAGCTCAACTGA